The genomic interval TTCTTACAGAACCTTGTACCAGATACTTGTTTTTATAATTGTAGTTAAAACGCGCAAAATCTGAAATCAAACGGGTTTGCTGATAAACTCCATCCGCTCCGAAACCGATCTGAAAGCCGGATACACCATAAGGATTACTCAGGGCAAGGTTGTTGTAGCTGATATTATCAACCGGTAAATTACTGGTAGTAACCTGAAAACCTTCCCCGATAATGTTGTCCTGCCATGAATAACCAACAACAGCATTTAAGGTATGATCCCCGAATTCTTTATTCCAGGTAAGGAAAGTTTCAAGAATTTTGCTGGAATTTGTAAAAGAACTTCTGTTAGCCTGTCCGTTTGCACCAAACGATTGCTGGGTATGATATCCTAATCCCGGTTCAGGATTATCATACATATTGTTGTAATTATCGGTAAAATACTTGTTAAAATAAGTACCACCTAACGAAGTCGTATTCAGATAAGAAAGATTCAGGTTGTAAGTCAGGCCAAAAGGCAATTTAACTTCGGTAGTAAAGCTGCCAGTCAGATTATTGGTTTTGGTACTGTTCTCACTGTTATTGATCATTGACACCGGATTGTAATAATCAGTATGGTCCAGATTCTCAAAATAACTTCCATCATCGTTTTTGATCGGCGAAACCGGCAGGTATAAAGCAGATTGAAGCAACACTGTATTACGGAAAGGAATATCATTCGACCTGCTGTTTGAATTCGTTACCGTAAGCCCGAATTTCAATTTATCCTTCAAAGCATATTGCTGTATTGACAAGCGGCCAATGAATCGTTTTAAAGAACTGTTCAGCAAAATACCTTCCTTATTTACATAGTTTAAACTTGCACTGTAAGAGCTATGTTCAGCACCACCACTGAAAGAAATATTGTGGTTGGTAGATACAGCCGTTTTTCTCTGCACCGCTGACTGCCAGTCTGTATCAGCACCCAGATCATCTTTTGGAGCAAGTCCTACACTGTTTTTATCCAGAAAAGCACGAAGTTGTGCCCCACTCATCATATCCAGTTTATTGGAAACTTTTTCTATACCCACATACCCATTGTAGGATATTTTCATTTCACCTTTTTTACCTCTTTTGGTTGTAACCATAATTACACCATTGGCAGCGCGGTTACCATATATGGCCGTTGCAGCAGCATCTTTTAGAATGTCTATCGATGCAATGTCGTCTGGGGCAATTGTTGAAATATCGGCACCAGGAATGTTGTCAATAACATAAAATGGGCCTTGCGAACTGTTGATTGTAGACGCACCACGCAGAATAACCGCAGCAGGTTTGTTAGGATCGCCGCTTGCCGTGATATTCAAACCTGGAACTTTACCCTGTAAAAGCTGGCCAACATCCGTGATCGCCCCTCTGTTCATTTCCTCTGCTTTCACGGTTGTAACAGCACTGGTAAGTGTCTTGCGCGACTGACTGCCATAACCGATCACAGCGACTTCACCCAGAGTAGTATTGCTTTCAGACATGGATACGGTTATGCTGCTTTGCTTGCCAACCAAAATTTCTTTTGTAGTAAACCCAATGTATGAAAATACCAGAAAATCTGTATCCGAAGCGCTGATTGTAAAATTACCGTCCGTATCTGTTGTCGTTCCGAGTTTACTTGCTTTCACCATTACAGTTACACCAATCAGTGGCTTTCCGTCGGAGCCTAGTACCTGGCCTTTAATAATTTCGAGGATTTCCTTTATTGGCATTATTGTCTTCACTTCTTTTTTAGGCTGAAGTACCACGGTCTGGTCAACGATAGAATAAGCAATCGGCTGGTTTTTAAAACATGTGGCCAAAGCATCTTCCAGGCTGGTTTCTTTTACAGAAATATTTACTTTTTCTGCTTTTTGCATCAATTCCGTTTTATACCAGAACGAATAGCCGCTTTGCTTTTCAATCGACTTAAGTACTTTCTCAAGAGAAGCATTCTGCGCGACCAAAGTAATCTTTTGCGAATAGCTGCTGGCACTTACCTGCATGCAAAAAACCAATGAAAAAATAAAGATCAGTTTCATTACCAAAATGGTTTTGGATGAAAGAAAGCCCGGGTATCTATCGGCTATATACGACAGTCCCGACCTCTTTTGGATTAAAGAGTTGTGATTCATACTTTTGTTTTAGAGTTACTGCTAAACGGTTGTAGATAATTGTTTTAATTGTACTTACTCTGCTTATGAACGGGAGCGGTTGCAACGTTTCCGTTCATTTTAGTTTTACAAAACTATTAAAGAGAAAGCACCTGCTGATTTTGATCTGGTACAAGTTTCTATCTTTTCATAAGCGCTTCATTGGGTTATGGTGTTACAATAATTGTCTTGCCTTCTATCCTGAATTTAATTCCGCTCAGGGATAATATTTTAAAAACCTTTGATACATTGGCGTTGCGTGGTAATCGGCCTGTAAAATGTTCTTTGCCGGGATTCCCTTCATAATTTACTTCCACGTCATACCATCTGGAAACCTGCCGCATAATGCTTTCCAGATTTTCATCTTCAAACTGGAAATATCCGTTTTTCCATGCCATTTCTTTATCTGTATCCACGTTGTTTAAAACCCGGATATTGTTATTCATATTTAATATGTCAGCCTGCTGCCCAGGAGATAAGACAGCTGACTGATTTCCTTTGGATACTTTCACAGCTCCTTCAAGCAGAGTGGTTTTCATCCTTTTTTCATCCGGATAGGCATTCATGTTAAAGTGCGTTCCCAATACCTCTACTTCGGTTTCGTAAGCTTTTACGATAAAAGGCATTCTGGCATTATGGGCCACCTCAAAATATACTTCACCAGTAATTTCTACACGTCTGTCTTTTCCTGTAAATGATGTAGGAAATTTTAAACTGGATGCAGCATTCAGCCAAACCCTTGATCCATCGGGCAATACAATATGATATTGTCCACCCTTTGGCGTCGCAACAGTATTGAAGACAATGGTATTGCTTGCCTCGCCGGATGCCTTGTAAACCAATTCACCTGTACCGGATTTAGTGATACTTGTGTTTCCCTGACTAGCCAGGTTACCGTTTTTGGCACTATCCAAAATAATACTTGATCCGTCACCCAATGTTAACACCGCCTTATTTCCACCTGGCATTACGTCAGTCACAAGAATCTCAGGTTTAGTTTGAGCTATTCGGGCCTTTCCTCCCGATCCCGACCACCAATACAAACCGATTGCCATAATCAGAATGGCAGCTGCTGCTATTTTCGGCCAAAGATTAACCGTGGACGTTTCTGATTCGTATTCCTGATAATTTTGTGCAAGTGGTATGTTCTTTTCCGGAAAAATTGTACCAATAATCCGGTCAGACATGTCTTCCGGCATTTTTGTATCTGACTGAAAGTTCTGCCACGCATTTTCCAGGACCAATGCCAATTCATCATCAGGATTTTGTTTAATCCATGCAGCTAATTCCTGAACTTCAGGCTCATTAGATGTTCCGTCAAAAAATTTCCCTGCTAAATAATGAATTCTATCATCTTGCATAATATATCTCCGAATCGCGTAATTACTTACTTTTCATTTTGAATTTTTAGTCATTCTACCAAAAGTTATTAACCTCAAATAAAGTAACACCAAATAAAAGACAAATGAGAAAGAACAAGGGACTAGTCAGTTTGAAAAAATATATGGATTATTTTTTTGGATGAGAAACTGGATTGAATTTCGGGTGATAAAAAAACAGGATTGGAGATTGGTAAAGGCTGTATTCAAGATTTGTACAGCTGGCCAATTTGTGCTGTTGTCACGGTGCTAAGCACCTTATTAAAATGTTGTGTATTTTGGTCGCTACCAATGTTTCGTTACTCTGCAACTACCTTCGATTCTCATATTTAGATTTATTTCCTGACTTTATAAAATTGCTGGGCAACGTAATATCGGCAGCATACAGAGCTCCGAAATGTTAGTAGAAAGCAGAGCAATAAATTATAATAATAAAATCAGCAGCAAACTATTTCTTCAAAGCAATGATAGAAACAATTACCAGCATGCTATCTGAATGCCGCCGCAGCTGTGTACGAATGGTGGACATTGCCTGAACAATGTGGTTTTTGACGGTATTAGGAGATATTTTAAGAAGATTGGCGATTTCCTCATGGCTTCTGCCCTCTTCCCGGCTCAGATGGTAAACTGTTTTTTGCTGTGCAGGAAGTTTTTCAAGAATTTCAGACAGAAGTTTTTCGACTTCCCTGACAGCGATCATATCCTGCGTATCATTACAGCCAGCTGGTTTCTGGCCATGAATTTCGGCCATGATCAGCGTTTCGTGGGCCATTCTTTTGAAATGATTGATCACATAATTCTTGGACATCCTGAAAAGATAACTTCCAAAATTATCAATCGTATTCAAACTTGCATGATCACTCCAGAGTTTCATAAACACATCCTGTACAATATCCTCAGCTAGTACTTCCGAGTCGGTTAGCCGTAGAATGTAACTGTATAATTTATGCTTGTACAAGTGGAAAAGTGTAGTAAACGCCTCCTCGTCAGCCTGAGAAGCACGTATTAGTAAATCACTTTCGCTATGTAAGGCTTGTATCTGCACTGACGTTTAAAATCGGCGAATAAATTATAAAGATCATGCTTCCATATTTTATTCTGCGTTTGTATACAAACATATTAATTACTTAACACATAATACAAAATTCACGAATTTTTATTTGCCTGCTGCATGAAAATGATAAATTATAAGAAGATGCAGCTATGGGAAGTGCCATTGGCTGGTTGTTTTAATATATGCTGAAATACGAAGACAAAACAGAAGGTATCTGCCATGTCTGACGGAAGAATCATTGGATTCACAAGGCCAGTTTATTAAAACTGCTCCCTCGTATTGTCCGAGATATCCCTGATGATTTTATCAAATTCATGAGCAGACAATAAAATATGTTCCAGTAATTCCTCTTTTTCTGCATCAGAATTATGGTAATTCGAAATGAGGTTAATCAAACCCATTAACCGAGCCAAGGGAGCCCGCACTACATGAGACTGTGTCCAGGCTATTTCCTGTAATTTCTGGTTTTGTTTTTCAATTGCCGTTGTGTAGTTCATCCTTTCGGTAACGTCATGCCCGGTACATATCCAATGGGTAAGCACACCTTTATCGTTCATCACAGGGTTCAGTGAAATATTGATCCAAAACTGCTCACCTTCTTTTTTATACTGAATGGTTTCCCTCACAACCGGAATCCTGTTTTTTATTGCGGCAATTATTTTATTAAAACTACTCCTGTTTCCATATGGGTCTTTAAAGCTCAGAATACTTTTTCCAATTAGTTCTTCCAGCGTGTAACCCGTCAGATTGGTAAGGGCCCTGTTAGCATAAAGAATTTTCAGACCAACCACTTGCAGCGAACCAGCTTCCGCAATCAGAACATAATCACGCGTATGCGTGATGGCAGATTCTAATATTTTCAGGCGGTACTCCTCCTGCTTTTGTTTTGTAACATCTCTCAGAACTCCGATCATCCTGAAAGCCCTGCCTTCATTATCCCTTAAAATTAGCCCGTTCTCTTCCACGTAAGCATAATTACCATCCATTTTCATAAACTGATAATCTGTATTCCAATGGAATTGGGTACGGTCTTCGAGGATTTGCTTTAAATTTCCCAGTATTTTTTCCCGTTCAGAAGAATGGATCTGCGATGCCCATTTTTCAACAGGATATCTATCCTTGCCCGTAACGTACCCAAACAATCTATAAAAACCATCGCCCCATTCTATACTGTTACTGACCACATTCCAGTCATAAATAGCATCATTGGTGGCTTTATTCACATATTCATATCTTTCGTTACTCAGCCTCAAAGCACATTCCGCTTCCTTACGTTCCGAAACATCCAGGCCTACACATTGTATTTCAGAAGGCTCACCTCTTGAATCTGTGAGACAGATAAAATGCCAGAGAACCGATCGGGCTGTGGCGCCTTCCTGTATATTGTCTAATTCCACGGGATAAACTTTCCCAGGGTATTTAAGGCAATTTTCAGCAATTTGGGCTACCCGGTGATGGTCTTTGGGCTGAACAACAAGCATAAAATTTGCGCCCATGAATTTATCACTTCGGTAAAACCAGCCAAAATCTTCTATAAACCGGCAATTGTAGTAAGTAAAGTTTCCATTCAGATCTGTACGGATCACATAACTTGTTAAAGCGTTCACAAGATTTCTCAAACGGGATTCACTCGCCAGTAAATTTTCCTGAATGCCTTTTGTTTCTGTAATATCCAGACAGGCACCCATCATCTTCACCGGAACTCCCTGTTTGTTCAGCTTAACTTTCCCCCAGGATTTAAGATGCCTGATCTCCCCGGAAGGGCGAATAATCCTTTCTTCATACTCCACATCTTTTTTTGCATCTATCGCCTCATGAATAAGCTTATTCACACGTTTTCTATCAGCAGGATGAAGTAAACTCTGATAGGCGTCGTGTGTGGATTTAGAAAAATCGCGGCTTAAACCATAAATAGAATAAAGGGAATCGGACCAGCTCACAGTATTATTTTGCAAATTCCATTGCCAGTTACCAAAATGCGCCAGCTCTTCACTCTGTACCATTAAAGAAGTCTTTTCCTCAATAATCTCTGAACTTTCCCTGTTTTCCAATAAAACCTTTAGAATGGCAACAGATCTGTCGATGACCTTTAATTCTTCCTCTGCCGGCGTTTTGATTTCGTTATAATAAATCGCAAAAGTGGCCATTACAACACCTTCAGAACTGATAATAGGATGAGACCAGCATGCGGTCAGATTATTTGCCAGGGCCAGGTCCTTATAATTAGCCCATCGAATATCGTTGGCAATATCACTTACAATCACTTTTTCTTTGTAAAAAGCCGCAGTACCGCACGAACCGGTATTTTCTGCAACGGGAAGGCCCTCAATCGCATCTACATAAATTCCGGGTAAAGAAGGTGACGCCCAATTGTGTAATGTATTATTTTTTATCTGGATAATGGAACAAATCAGCTTGGGAAAAATAGCTTCAATACCTTTAACATAAGCCATTAATACTTCCTGAATGCTTATATCCTTTACTGAATTTAACTCAAGTATTGTTTTTTCAAGGTTTTCGAATTCAATCAACCGCTTCATCTCGGTAATATTTACCAGCATGCCACGGAGCCATTTGGGCTTACCCTTTTCCTCCAATACTGATACCGAATCTCTGAACCAGACGCTATTACCATCGGCACTTATCATTCTGTACTCATAAGGCTGATTTTTAAGATTTCCTGTCAGTTTACTACACTCCCCTAGAATTCGCTCACGATCGGCAGGATGAATATGGTTTTGCCAAAAACCGGGTTCGCTAAGCCATTCATGCGGAGTATACCCCAGAATGTTCCAAACCTGGTCACTCACAAAAACAGCTTCCAGCGTTTGCGCATCTGCTTCCCAAACGATGCCATCCACAGCCTGAATCAGGGACTGAAACCTGTTACGGGAATCAACCACCTCATTCTCAAACATTTTCTTTTTATTGATATCCTGCACAGAACCATAAATCCTGATACATTCTCCATTTTGCCATTCCGTATTTCCTATACAACGAACCCAGCACTTATTACCCTTACCGGTTATGATCAGCAACTCCACATCAAATGGAGTACCGTTTTCCAAAGCATCTTCAAATACTTCAAAAAAAGTATTTTTACTTCTGCCTTCTTTGAAAAAACCAGCAATTGCTGAAAAGTCAGGCTGAAAAGAATGGTCCACTTCATGGATTTCTTTCATGACATCCGACCACTTTACCTTTTTGGTTATCGGGTCTGCTTCCCAACTTCCAATTTTAGCAAGTCTTTGAATATCAGCCAGGAAACTTTCATTAGAGATATGTGTGCCTGCTACCATTTGGTTGAGAATTTGTAATCGTACCAATGGTTGCTAGAAAAACCGAACCATTGATTAAATGTTACCATTGAATTTACAATTCTGACAATGACCTTTTTAACGTTTACATATCCATTTTCATTCATATTATTTAAACTAAAAATGAAAAATAAAATCATAATCAAATTATTATCAGCACTTTATACTTTATGATTCTGTAAAAAATTGAAAAACTTTGAAGTTAAAAATAAAAAAAATCTATTCATTTTATTTTGATACCCGGGCTTTCAAGCTTTTAGTTGCACGATTTAAGTTTTTCACATAAATATTTAAATTCAAAAAATGAATTTTTATTACCTAAAAACAAGTAATTATTCTACATAACGCATATCCATATACTTAGTATCAAATCAATACCAGACTGACAATCAAGACTTAACTTCAAAAAAGATATAAAAACTAATACTACGAGTTATGGAATTGTAGTTATCATATATTTTTTAAATTATTTACTACACTACTCTTAAATATATTCTAATATTAATTAGATAAACTTATATTTGTAACAAGAAGCGTTGATTTGCTTCGTACCCAAATCTTAAATTTATTCGATCTTACAATTGGAAATACATTTGATATCCAAATCCCGGATTTATAAGCTTTTATTAAAGCTACCAGGGCGTACTACCCAATTCGATCTGAACGCTCGTATATTTCATTCTGTGTGTTTGATTTCGATTATTGGATTGGGTTACAATGTACCATTTAATTATCTGATCGGGCTTCCTGTTATAGCATTGGAAAGTC from Dyadobacter sp. NIV53 carries:
- a CDS encoding PAS domain-containing protein, encoding MVAGTHISNESFLADIQRLAKIGSWEADPITKKVKWSDVMKEIHEVDHSFQPDFSAIAGFFKEGRSKNTFFEVFEDALENGTPFDVELLIITGKGNKCWVRCIGNTEWQNGECIRIYGSVQDINKKKMFENEVVDSRNRFQSLIQAVDGIVWEADAQTLEAVFVSDQVWNILGYTPHEWLSEPGFWQNHIHPADRERILGECSKLTGNLKNQPYEYRMISADGNSVWFRDSVSVLEEKGKPKWLRGMLVNITEMKRLIEFENLEKTILELNSVKDISIQEVLMAYVKGIEAIFPKLICSIIQIKNNTLHNWASPSLPGIYVDAIEGLPVAENTGSCGTAAFYKEKVIVSDIANDIRWANYKDLALANNLTACWSHPIISSEGVVMATFAIYYNEIKTPAEEELKVIDRSVAILKVLLENRESSEIIEEKTSLMVQSEELAHFGNWQWNLQNNTVSWSDSLYSIYGLSRDFSKSTHDAYQSLLHPADRKRVNKLIHEAIDAKKDVEYEERIIRPSGEIRHLKSWGKVKLNKQGVPVKMMGACLDITETKGIQENLLASESRLRNLVNALTSYVIRTDLNGNFTYYNCRFIEDFGWFYRSDKFMGANFMLVVQPKDHHRVAQIAENCLKYPGKVYPVELDNIQEGATARSVLWHFICLTDSRGEPSEIQCVGLDVSERKEAECALRLSNERYEYVNKATNDAIYDWNVVSNSIEWGDGFYRLFGYVTGKDRYPVEKWASQIHSSEREKILGNLKQILEDRTQFHWNTDYQFMKMDGNYAYVEENGLILRDNEGRAFRMIGVLRDVTKQKQEEYRLKILESAITHTRDYVLIAEAGSLQVVGLKILYANRALTNLTGYTLEELIGKSILSFKDPYGNRSSFNKIIAAIKNRIPVVRETIQYKKEGEQFWINISLNPVMNDKGVLTHWICTGHDVTERMNYTTAIEKQNQKLQEIAWTQSHVVRAPLARLMGLINLISNYHNSDAEKEELLEHILLSAHEFDKIIRDISDNTREQF
- a CDS encoding FecR family protein; translated protein: MQDDRIHYLAGKFFDGTSNEPEVQELAAWIKQNPDDELALVLENAWQNFQSDTKMPEDMSDRIIGTIFPEKNIPLAQNYQEYESETSTVNLWPKIAAAAILIMAIGLYWWSGSGGKARIAQTKPEILVTDVMPGGNKAVLTLGDGSSIILDSAKNGNLASQGNTSITKSGTGELVYKASGEASNTIVFNTVATPKGGQYHIVLPDGSRVWLNAASSLKFPTSFTGKDRRVEITGEVYFEVAHNARMPFIVKAYETEVEVLGTHFNMNAYPDEKRMKTTLLEGAVKVSKGNQSAVLSPGQQADILNMNNNIRVLNNVDTDKEMAWKNGYFQFEDENLESIMRQVSRWYDVEVNYEGNPGKEHFTGRLPRNANVSKVFKILSLSGIKFRIEGKTIIVTP
- a CDS encoding TonB-dependent receptor; the encoded protein is MKLIFIFSLVFCMQVSASSYSQKITLVAQNASLEKVLKSIEKQSGYSFWYKTELMQKAEKVNISVKETSLEDALATCFKNQPIAYSIVDQTVVLQPKKEVKTIMPIKEILEIIKGQVLGSDGKPLIGVTVMVKASKLGTTTDTDGNFTISASDTDFLVFSYIGFTTKEILVGKQSSITVSMSESNTTLGEVAVIGYGSQSRKTLTSAVTTVKAEEMNRGAITDVGQLLQGKVPGLNITASGDPNKPAAVILRGASTINSSQGPFYVIDNIPGADISTIAPDDIASIDILKDAAATAIYGNRAANGVIMVTTKRGKKGEMKISYNGYVGIEKVSNKLDMMSGAQLRAFLDKNSVGLAPKDDLGADTDWQSAVQRKTAVSTNHNISFSGGAEHSSYSASLNYVNKEGILLNSSLKRFIGRLSIQQYALKDKLKFGLTVTNSNSRSNDIPFRNTVLLQSALYLPVSPIKNDDGSYFENLDHTDYYNPVSMINNSENSTKTNNLTGSFTTEVKLPFGLTYNLNLSYLNTTSLGGTYFNKYFTDNYNNMYDNPEPGLGYHTQQSFGANGQANRSSFTNSSKILETFLTWNKEFGDHTLNAVVGYSWQDNIIGEGFQVTTSNLPVDNISYNNLALSNPYGVSGFQIGFGADGVYQQTRLISDFARFNYNYKNKYLVQGSVRRDGSSVFGENNQWGYFPSVGAAWRITEEGFMSGQKVFNELKLRGSYGVTGNATGFGAYTTQFLSGSLGTYYYNGSLTAALGPTQAANADLKWEKTATSNVGMDFAVLDGKLSGTLELYNKNTTGMIYSYSVDPILVPTGKITTNGGSINNKGVELSLNAVVFDKGPFHWTTGLNLAHNKNTVTSLTNPLFAGGDSVLLANPEGLGQSSHSLEILKAGKPLGQFFSLQYAGKNEAGVSQFVGGDGQLTTTPSIGVDYKYIGNAQPKLLAGWSNSFRYKNLDLNIFLRGAFGNKIFNATRADLFRPNTAQYTNILVDAGNESMADYNSYQYSSRFVESGSYLRFDNATLAYNFKKLGSGIKNLRVYTSVNNLFVITKYNGVDPEINQGGLAPGVDSNNFYPKTRTFLLGVNVSF
- a CDS encoding RNA polymerase sigma factor, producing MQIQALHSESDLLIRASQADEEAFTTLFHLYKHKLYSYILRLTDSEVLAEDIVQDVFMKLWSDHASLNTIDNFGSYLFRMSKNYVINHFKRMAHETLIMAEIHGQKPAGCNDTQDMIAVREVEKLLSEILEKLPAQQKTVYHLSREEGRSHEEIANLLKISPNTVKNHIVQAMSTIRTQLRRHSDSMLVIVSIIALKK